In the Cololabis saira isolate AMF1-May2022 chromosome 7, fColSai1.1, whole genome shotgun sequence genome, one interval contains:
- the ccdc85b gene encoding coiled-coil domain-containing protein 85B, with protein sequence MGSEGEIINRELSKMSDEDLLACSKEELVSRLRKEESEKISALIQRGRLIKEVNKQLQGHLLEIRELKVINQRLQEENVELRDLCCFLDDDRLKVKKLAREWQLFGHHAAKVMREDLGGYLKKLADLERMQDGLVKENLDLKELCLVLEEECVSRSDSSPGGSSELNLPCMVARDLGDGSSSTGSVGSPDQLHLVCSPDD encoded by the coding sequence ATGGGTAGCGAAGGTGAGATAATAAATAGAGAGTTGTCAAAGATGTCTGACGAGGACTTGCTGGCGTGCTCCAAAGAGGAGCTCGTGAGCCGCTTGCGTAAAGAGGAGTCGGAGAAAATATCAGCTCTGATCCAGCGCGGCCGCCTCATCAAAGAGGTCAACAAACAGCTACAGGGACACCTCCTCGAAATCAGGGAACTGAAGGTGATCAATCAGCGCTTGCAGGAGGAAAACGTGGAGCTGCGGGACCTGTGCTGCTTCCTGGACGACGACCGGCTCAAAGTGAAAAAGCTGGCCAGGGAATGGCAGCTGTTCGGGCATCACGCCGCCAAAGTGATGCGGGAAGACCTGGGTGGGTACTTGAAAAAACTGGCTGACCTGGAGCGCATGCAGGACGGACTAGTGAAGGagaatctggacctgaaggaGCTGTGCCTGGTCCTGGAGGAGGAGTGCGTCAGCAGGAGTGATTCCAGCCCGGGGGGCTCGTCGGAGCTCAACCTGCCCTGCATGGTGGCGCGGGACCTGGGGGACGGCAGCTCCAGCACGGGCAGCGTGGGCAGCCCCGACCAGCTGCACCTCGTCTGCTCCCCGGATGACTGa
- the fosl1a gene encoding fos-related antigen 1a isoform X2: MYRNFGSQGRGNPPYRGSGSGANPASLGSSSTSTTQQEQFTMAGSSHFVPSLNAITTNQDLQWMVQPSIMHPPGPSRSPVPPYPSFLGVRPLGPPHSQSNLLRPRVIRAPAHTPPSTRRRNDEHMSQEEMERRRVRRERNKLAAAKCRNRRRELTDTLQSETEDLEDEKSRLQKEVADLQKEKEKLELVLEAHRPICKIEDSDSDSDPNPSSSSSLGAIKLEPEESSRPGPSTKLRVKMEKPKPKITIPSKPPTSTASTFTTESESLHTPILTSTPSLLSFASSMVFTYPPGSSDASSSIGAQATSHQGHVHQSPRPCGVAHRRSSSSGDQSDHSLHSPTVLTL; encoded by the exons ATGTATCGAAACTTTGGGAGTCAGGGAAGAGGCAACCCTCCGTACAGAGGCAGCGGCTCCGGGGCCAACCCGGCATCCCTGGGAAGCAGCAGCACGTCCACCACGCAGCAGGAGCAG TTTACAATGGCAGGCAGCAGTCATTTTGTTCCAAGCCTAAACGCCATCACGACCAATCAAGACCTCCAATGGATGGTCCAGCCATCCATTATGCATCCTCCAGGACCTTCACGATCACCGGTGCCTCCTTACCCAAGCTTCCTGGGGGTACGGCCACTGGGTCCGCCACATTCCCAGTCCAACCTTCTCAGACCCAGGGTCATAAGAGCACCTGCACATACTCCACCTTCCACAAGGCGCAGGAATGATGAACAT ATGTCACAGGAGGAAATGGAAAGACGCAGAGTAAGAAGGGAAAGGAATAAACTGGCAGCAGCAAAATGTCGCAATCGTCGTAGGGAGCTGACAGACACGCTGCAAAGT gaAACTGAGGATTTGGAGGATGAAAAGTCACGTCTACAGAAAGAAGTTGCTGATTTAcaaaaggaaaaggagaagcTGGAGCTGGTCTTGGAAGCTCACCGTCCCATTTGTAAAATAGAAgactcagattcagattctgaCCCAAATCCATCAAGCTCTTCCTCTTTGGGAGCCATCAAATTGGAGCCAGAGGAATCGAGCAGACCAGGACCCTCCACCAAACTGCGAGTAAAGATGGAGAAGCCCAAACCGAAGATAACCATCCCAAGCAAGCCTCCAACATCTACCGCCTCCACTTTTACCACTGAGTCAGAGTCACTCCACACCCCCATTCTCACATCAACTCCCTCCCTCCTGTCCTTCGCATCTAGTATGGTTTTCACTTATCCACCCGGCTCTTCAGATGCCAGCTCCTCCATCGGGGCCCAGGCTACATCTCATCAGGGGCACGTCCACCAGTCCCCAAGGCCATGTGGAGTTGCTCATCGCCGTAGCAGCAGCAGTGGCGACCAATCGGATCACTCTCTGCACTCGCCGACCGTCCTCACTCTGTGA
- the fosl1a gene encoding fos-related antigen 1a isoform X1 — MYRNFGSQGRGNPPYRGSGSGANPASLGSSSTSTTQQEQKFTMAGSSHFVPSLNAITTNQDLQWMVQPSIMHPPGPSRSPVPPYPSFLGVRPLGPPHSQSNLLRPRVIRAPAHTPPSTRRRNDEHMSQEEMERRRVRRERNKLAAAKCRNRRRELTDTLQSETEDLEDEKSRLQKEVADLQKEKEKLELVLEAHRPICKIEDSDSDSDPNPSSSSSLGAIKLEPEESSRPGPSTKLRVKMEKPKPKITIPSKPPTSTASTFTTESESLHTPILTSTPSLLSFASSMVFTYPPGSSDASSSIGAQATSHQGHVHQSPRPCGVAHRRSSSSGDQSDHSLHSPTVLTL, encoded by the exons ATGTATCGAAACTTTGGGAGTCAGGGAAGAGGCAACCCTCCGTACAGAGGCAGCGGCTCCGGGGCCAACCCGGCATCCCTGGGAAGCAGCAGCACGTCCACCACGCAGCAGGAGCAG AAGTTTACAATGGCAGGCAGCAGTCATTTTGTTCCAAGCCTAAACGCCATCACGACCAATCAAGACCTCCAATGGATGGTCCAGCCATCCATTATGCATCCTCCAGGACCTTCACGATCACCGGTGCCTCCTTACCCAAGCTTCCTGGGGGTACGGCCACTGGGTCCGCCACATTCCCAGTCCAACCTTCTCAGACCCAGGGTCATAAGAGCACCTGCACATACTCCACCTTCCACAAGGCGCAGGAATGATGAACAT ATGTCACAGGAGGAAATGGAAAGACGCAGAGTAAGAAGGGAAAGGAATAAACTGGCAGCAGCAAAATGTCGCAATCGTCGTAGGGAGCTGACAGACACGCTGCAAAGT gaAACTGAGGATTTGGAGGATGAAAAGTCACGTCTACAGAAAGAAGTTGCTGATTTAcaaaaggaaaaggagaagcTGGAGCTGGTCTTGGAAGCTCACCGTCCCATTTGTAAAATAGAAgactcagattcagattctgaCCCAAATCCATCAAGCTCTTCCTCTTTGGGAGCCATCAAATTGGAGCCAGAGGAATCGAGCAGACCAGGACCCTCCACCAAACTGCGAGTAAAGATGGAGAAGCCCAAACCGAAGATAACCATCCCAAGCAAGCCTCCAACATCTACCGCCTCCACTTTTACCACTGAGTCAGAGTCACTCCACACCCCCATTCTCACATCAACTCCCTCCCTCCTGTCCTTCGCATCTAGTATGGTTTTCACTTATCCACCCGGCTCTTCAGATGCCAGCTCCTCCATCGGGGCCCAGGCTACATCTCATCAGGGGCACGTCCACCAGTCCCCAAGGCCATGTGGAGTTGCTCATCGCCGTAGCAGCAGCAGTGGCGACCAATCGGATCACTCTCTGCACTCGCCGACCGTCCTCACTCTGTGA
- the yif1a gene encoding protein YIF1A has protein sequence MDLPHHGHRATKPRARAAPPAGDSVLFEDTSSAPPGINNQGYYTPGYNMGGPSNDMQGGAGANNVFADPMANAAMMYGSTLANQGKDMVNKEISRFMSVNKLKYFFEVDTRYVLKKLMILMFPYTHQDWEVRYHRDTPLTPRQDVNASDLYIPTMAFITYILLAGMALGIQKRFSPEVLGLCASTALVWIIIEVLVMLLSLYLLTVHHDLSTFDLIAYSGYKYVGMIFTVLCGLVFGSDGYFVALAWSSCALMFFIVRSLKMKILPSLSSDSMGMGSSAKPQLRLYITLATALFQPIIIYWLTSHLVR, from the exons ATGGACCTGCCACATCACGGGCACCGTGCAA CTAAGCCAAGAGCTCGTGCAGCTCCCCCTGCAGGAGACTCTGTCTTGTTCGAAGACACAAGCTCAGCACCACCTGGGATAAACAATCAGGGTTATTACACTCCTGGGTATAATATGGGAGGACCCTCAAATGACATGCAGGGAGGTGCAGGGGCGAACAACGTGTTTGCTGATCCAATGGCCAACGCTGCAATGATGTACGGTTCCACTTTAGCCAACCAAGGAAAAGATATGGTGAACAAAGAG ATCAGCAGGTTCATGTCTGTGAACAAGTTGAAATACTTCTTTGAAGTGGACACAAGATATGTGCTGAAGAAACTAATGATCCTCATGTTCCCATATACACATCAG GATTGGGAAGTCCGTTACCATCGGGACACTCCGCTGACTCCGAGACAGGATGTTAATGCATCTGATCTTTATATACCTA CAATGGCATTCATTACCTACATCTTACTTGCTGGAATGGCCCTTGGTATTCAGAAAAG GTTCAGTCCGGAGGTTCTTGGGCTGTGTGCCAGCACTGCCCTTGTGTGGATCATCATCGAGGTTTTAGTCATGCTGTTGAGTTTGTATCTACTGACAGTACACCACGACCTCTCAACTTTTGATCTCATCGCCTACAGTGGATACAAATATGTTGG GATGATCTTCACAGTGTTGTGTGGCTTGGTGTTTGGCAGTGACGGATATTTTGTGGCACTTGCCTGGTCCTCTTGTGCCCTTATGTTCTTCATT GTTCGATCTCTAAAAATGAAGATCCTGCCATCTCTCTCATCTGACTCAATGGGGATGGGATCAAGTGCCAAGCCTCAACTTCGCCTTTATATCACTTTGGCAACTGCACTCTTTCAGCCAATCATTATATACTGGTTAACCTCTCACTTGGTCAGGTGA
- the si:ch211-145o7.3 gene encoding forkhead box protein N2 → METSSCTLPSGRSLPFTSSPQQISLNSNVSLPLSPISSPPSPTSLSPTAESPHSSSPLSDCTSSHCLEGQNSQNLRWENVSDQDDLTCLNWLHQRGNLLPLQPLAKMTLLPQQDSCTPAQPLPPPASLKPPYSFSSLIFMAIEDSSHKMLPVKDIYEWIVNNFPYYRTGTGGWRNSVRHNLSLSKSFCRIQRDKNQSVGKGSLWCVCPQYRSALLEVLKKTHSYHSNNSNLINRPALLEGTDYETPAVGDIIEISDPLSHTLLLSTSSPHIFTSDNPTFAENPACPLTPDHEELVTTESCEYQQEEVGKDIEKDPMSDSGYIELHYYQSDQYQYLVLPEDSELDLETVEILQLDAEAQEAAGSLLDLAGGGY, encoded by the exons ATGGAGACCAGCTCTTGCACACTGCCGTCTGGAAGATCCCTGCCCTTCACCTCCTCACCCCAGCAGATCTCTTTGAATAGCAATGTTTCACTCCCGCTTTCCCCCATCTCATCACCCCCATCCCCTACCTCACTTTCCCCCACAGCCGAGTCTCCTCATTCATCTTCCCCACTTTCAGACTGTACTTCATCACATTGCCTCGAAGGACAAAACTCACAAAACCTCAGGTGGGAAAATGTATCTGACCAAGATGACCTGACCTGCCTCAACTGGCTGCATCAGAGAGGCAACCTGCTCCCTCTACAGCCCCTTGCCAAAATGACACTACTTCCTCAGCAAGATTCCTGCACGCCTGCCCAACCTCTTCCACCTCCTGCCTCATTAAAGCCGCCATACTCCTTCAGCAGTCTGATTTTCATGGCAATAGAGGATTCTTCACACAAAATGCTTCCAGTGAAAGACATCTATGAATGGATTGTGAACAATTTCCCTTACTACAGGACAGGGACTGGAGGCTGGAGGAACTCAGTTAGACACAACTTGTCCTTGAGCAAGAGCTTCTGTCGCATTCAGAGGGACAAGAACCAG TCAGTGGGGAAGGGCTCGCTTTGGTGTGTGTGTCCACAGTATCGATCAGCcctgctggaggtgctgaagAAGACCCACAGTTATCacagcaacaacagcaatcTCATAAATAGGCCTGCACT GTTGGAAGGAACTGACTATGAAACACCAGCGGTCGGTGATATAATAGAAATCTCAG ACCCTCTGTCTCACACCCTGCTCCTCTCCACTTCCTCACCCCATATCTTCACTTCTGATAACCCAACTTTTGCTGAGAACCCAGCATGTCCTTTGACCCCAGATCATGAGGAACTTGTCACCACGGAGTCATGTGAATACCAGCAGGAGGAGGTCGGCAAAGACATTGAGAAAGACCCCATGTCTGACAGTGGGTACATCGAGTTACACTATTACCAGTCTGATCAGTATCAGTACCTGGTGCTGCCAGAAGACAGCGAGCTGGACCTGGAGACTGTGGAGATCCTTCAGCTGGATGCCGAGGCCCAGGAGGCTGCTGGGTCACTGCTGGACCTGGCAGGTGGAGGATATTAG